Proteins encoded within one genomic window of Glandiceps talaboti chromosome 3, keGlaTala1.1, whole genome shotgun sequence:
- the LOC144432726 gene encoding uncharacterized protein LOC144432726 encodes MSTPTGAALVIGKEWWPKNYGVGLSLIHKELSINLAKTGQKVYSTALEATQEEIEDAKTSGVHLIVPQPRHERAIQFDDMADMLLLPRDYFSELEGYERISLIFGYVISSNETAGAARAFQEDICPSADFVPFFYDIPEESGLTSASLQKRENDIFDYAEKSKTLIYLGTRVFDHFKNKLRMLQNKTHITYLPWLGKDFPCFDFCPSALDQRIDLLSIYGVTGINAMKEFESAAMAMGKVVKYYEYDPVRLVWKFRGISEECHRDCKEYIEGKVQTGNLQLVPYPPISFPDEIKRDLQQCSLFISFSMKQDPFGIIGLMAMGAGIPVLIHKSSGIGTLIERHFPLHTSPLCDIGPMESTESASEKWKDKIMTTLKRYSTACQQAQCLKETLDKSAKDGVIAESKRAFTKWCASCIATEADKPNQVTDDKSDSHSRNADNSEKEQDISCTGKLSHMLRNGHEDGGESSRGDDTGGGDNDDNTSSLIQPVRTEIGEIEILVKVADVSPAARQTTTVDEMSRMIQDASDIMLHEIKCPGDLPRVEALLEQIGPIKIKLVKQKSLCLVLKCPTSNSLEKLWHEYTIGSLANTFKEDLVTVPQLQRCKASAVSLRVTIPSWKYRRALIRLKHFKEDYQPKVTHLKGCGVCGIGVSRASILSTQEGGIDGWAKKRRRHQEDEEEEQQQIRTRGERHDIVALQLDTCMYKDDAMRHGLSKLLGSCQTVVTEPDEEAAAMTTTITMLLELKRSQQLSMLISEKPEILSALGIQRLLILDDDQLSSIRVKDGDGYKYNIDDLSELVLDKAINIEHQAEERKHTLQSSDIVTRSVPSVLRLISEDEYLSIVFYLWEDHSETHQMLKSRQMECDILKNQLERTKSVQSKREQLQPNETEISDSDSRMEERLEQVPEVSPAMVALQLDTSLYKDDAMRLGLSKLLGSCQTVVTEPDEEAAVMTTTITMLLELQRSQQLSMLISEKSEILSALGIQRLLILDDDQLSSIRVKDGDGYKYSTNDLLDLMEDKAVDLHLQPQHLGCNVLTRSAPSMLRLLSRDEYLSVFSYLWGEHSETEKMLKCKQMEHDILQNEMEAMKSVVSQQDKSDDRIAEYYSRIKRENVSLRQRISDLENKGQGHQDLSESDDQKATDQMIEDFTFSLDIKSTKKSEREILMSLPCHFTWKLEEECDRPYKGRMYRYKETTYHPELSPTPHTAMMGYLQVSEIRPPEQRDPDAALSWFDKALQDNQKELDSCDDKDGPLGDKLVILADKAWVYQTLGQVDKVREMLQEIDQIGSGKLTEKQKAFVYGHKGTPFRYFVKKTCNEGIDSLKRALGVFPNKPDWLVLQRLLQFYRDNRMYGTKDEQYTLSIKECKTSLKRVLKINHNHSYARAFLGWILVKLNTDEAKYEIQEALRINPKSPLVLQCAGIVYTEVKEFDKAAEYLDKAIEILPDNPDYLGRMGDIYRMKYEYDVNSGKESCSEDLVTANEYYNRTIQCSDGVYIKATLSIGVIQEYQGNYSEAIETYMSVIETSNDPFYTSLACWNLADVYENSLHDSVSAIKFFDQTVEHGVEYWFGKKAAKRVIEEMQKVLQSNPDNKDALVKIGDMYNKLNEFETACQYYR; translated from the exons ATGTCAACACCTACAGGAGCAGCGTTGGTAATTGGTAAAGAATGGTGGCCAAAAAACTATGGTGTGGGTTTATCGTTGATACACAAGGAACTTTCCATTAATCTTGCTAAAACAGGGCAAAAAGTTTATTCCACGGCTTTAGAAGCGACACAGGAAGAAATCGAAGATGCGAAAACAAGTGGTGTACATCTCATTGTGCCACAGCCACGACATGAAAGGGCAATACAATTTGATGATATGGCTGATATGCTGTTACTACCCAGAGACTACTTCTCAGAACTTGAGGGATACGAGCGAATATCCCTCATTTTCGGCTACGTCATCTCTTCGAATGAAACCGCGGGTGCTGCGAGAGCCTTTCAAGAAGATATATGTCCCAGTGCAGACTTTGTACCGTTCTTTTACGATATTCCTGAAGAGAGTGGACTTACTTCGGCATCCCTACAAAAGAgggaaaatgatatatttgactATGCCGAGAAATCAAAAACTCTGATATATCTAGGGACAAGGGTATTTGACCATTTCAAAAACAAACTACGAATgctacaaaataaaacacacataaCATATCTGCCATGGCTTGGGAAGGATTTCCCTTGCTTTGATTTCTGCCCATCTGCACTCGACCAGCGAATAGATCTTCTTTCCATATATGGAGTGACGGGTATCAATGCAATGAAAGAATTCGAAAGTGCAGCAATGGCCATGGGAAAGGTGGTCAAGTATTATGAATACGATCCCGTTCGACTGGTATGGAAATTCAGAGGCATATCAGAAGAATGTCACCGCGACTGTAAAGAGTATATCGAAGGGAAAGTACAGACCGGTAATCTTCAACTCGTTCCTTACCCGCCAATATCGTTCCCCGACGAGATCAAACGCGATCTGCAGCAGTGTAGTCTGTTCATATCATTTTCCATGAAACAGGATCCATTTGGTATCATTGGGCTCATGGCCATGGGAGCTGGAATTCCGGTTCTTATACACAAATCTTCTGGAATTGGAACTCTGATAGAAAGGCATTTTCCATTACACACCTCCCCTCTCTGCGATATCGGGCCTATGGAATCTACTGAAAGTGCTAGTGAAAAATGGAAAGACAAAATCATGACAACTTTAAAGAGATACAGCACAGCTTGTCAACAAGCCCAATGTCTGAAAGAGACATTGGACAAATCTGCAAAGGATGGTGTGATTGCCGAGTCAAAGAGAGCATTTACTAAATGGTGTGCGTCCTGTATAGCAACGGAGGCTGACAAACCAAACCAAG tAACAGACGATAAAAGTGATAGTCACAGCAGAAATGCAGACAATTCTGAAAAGGAACAGGACATTTCCTGCACAGGTAAACTTTCACATATGTTGAGAAATGGACATGAAGATGGAGGTGAAAGTTCACGTGGTGATGATACAGGTGGTGGTGACAACGATGACAACACATCAAGTCTCATCCAACCAGTGAGAACAGAGATAG GAGAAATCGAAATTTTGGTGAAAGTTGCTGATGTCAGTCCAGCCGCTCGGCAGACAACAACTGTAGATGAAATGTCCCGGATGATTCAGGATGCTTCTGACATCAtgctacatgaaataaaatgccCTGGAGATCTACCCCGCGTAGAAGCCCTATTGGAACAAATAGGccccatcaaaattaagctagTGAAACAAAAAAGTTTGTGTCTTGTGTTGAAGTGCCCAACGTCAAATTCGTTAGAGAAATTGTGGCATGAGTATACCATTGGAAGTCTTGCCAATACATTCAAGGAAGACCTGGTTACAGTACCACAACTACAACGATGCAAGGCATCTGCTGTATCTCTACGTGTAACCATACCATCCTGGAAATACCGACGTGCTCTGATACGgttgaaacatttcaaagaaG ATTATCAGCCCAAAGTGACTCATTTAAAAGGATGTGGTGTATGTGGCATTGGTGTATCACGTGCCTCAATTCTATCAACGCAAGAGGGCGGAATCGATGGGTGGGCAAAGAAAAGAAGGAGACACCAAGAAGACGAGGAAGAAGAACAGCAACAAATACGAACCCGGG GTGAACGTCATGATATCGTAGCCCTTCAACTcgacacatgtatgtacaaagacGATGCAATGAGACATGGTTTATCAAAACTACTTGGAAGCTGTCAAACGGTGGTGACTGAACCAGATGAAGAAGCTGCAGCAATGACTACTACAATCACAATGCTATTGGAGCTGAAACGATCTCAACAGTTGTCGATGTTGATATCTGAAAAACCAGAGATTCTGTCTGCCCTTGGTATCCAAAGACTTCTCATCTTAGATGACGATCAATTATCTTCTATTCGTGTCAAAGATGGCGATGGTTATAAATACAACATTGACG ATCTGTCTGAACTTGTGTTGGACAAAGCGATTAACATAGAACATCAAGCAGAGGAGAGGAAACATACACTACAGAGCTCAGACATCGTGACAAGAAGTGTGCCCTCTGTGCTGAGACTAATATCTGAAGACGAATATCTTTCCATCGTGTTCTACCTATGGGAAGATCACAGTGAAACACATCAGATGTTGAAGTCCAGACAGATGGAATGTGACATTCTAAAAAATCAGTTGGAGAGAACAAAGTCAGTCCAAAGCAAACGTGAACAACTCCAGCCCAACGAAACCGAAATCAGCGATTCTGACAGTAGGATGGAGGAGCGGTTAGAACAAGTTCCAG AGGTAAGTCCAGCTATGGTAGCACTTCAACTCGACACGTCTCTGTACAAAGACGATGCTATGAGACTTGGTTTATCAAAACTACTTGGAAGCTGTCAAACGGTAGTAACTGAACCAGATGAAGAAGCTGCAGTAATGACTACTACAATCACAATGCTATTGGAGCTGCAACGATCTCAAcagttgtcaatgttgatatctgAAAAATCAGAGATTCTGTCTGCCCTTGGTATCCAAAGACTTCTCATCTTAGATGACGATCAATTATCTTCTATTCGTGTCAAAGATGGCGATGGttataaatacagtacaaatg ATCTACTCGACCTTATGGAGGATAAAGCTGTCGACCTACATTTGCAACCTCAACATTTAGGCTGTAACGTACTAACAAGAAGTGCGCCCTCAATGTTAAGACTACTCTCTCGCGATGAATATCTCTCCGTTTTCAGCTATTTATGGGGAGAACACAGTGAGACTGAGAAGATGTTGAAGTGTAAACAGATGGAACATGACATACTTCAGAATGAAATGGAAGCCATGAAGTCAGTTGTAAGCCAACAAGATAAATCAGACGACAGAATCGCTGAATACTACTCAAGGATAAAACGTGAAAATGTATCATTACGTCAACGGATAAGTGACCTTGAAAACAAAGGTCAAGGACATCAGGATCTGAGCGAAAGTGATGACCAGAAAGCAACCGATCAAATGATAGAAG ATTTCACATTCTCTTTGGATATCAAATCAACAAAGAAATCTGAACGAGAAATATTGATGAGTCTACCTTGTCACTTTACATGGAAGTTAGAAGAGGAATGTGATCGACCATACAAG GGccgtatgtacagatataagGAGACAACATACCATCCAGAACTAAGTCCAACACCACATACAGCCATGATGGGTTATCTACAGGTATCAGAAATTAGACCTCCAGAACAGAGAGATCCAGATGCTGCCTTATCATGGTTTGACAAAGCACTCCAAGACAACCAGAAAGAACTTGATAGCTGTGATGATAAGGATGGACCACTGGGTGATAAGTTAGTTATTCTAGCTGATAAAGCCTGGGTTTATCAAACGTTAGGTCAGGTTGATAAGGTTAGGGAAATGTTGCAGGAGATAGATCAGATAGGGAGTGGTAAACTGACGGAAAAGCAGAAGGCGTTCGTGTACGGTCACAAAGGTACACCTTTTAGGTATTTTGTGAAGAAAACGTGTAATGAAGGTATAGATAGCCTTAAGAGAGCATTAGGTGTTTTCCCAAACAAACCAGATTGGCTAGTCTTGCAAAGACTTTTGCAATTTTATCGCGATAACAGAATGTATGGGACCAAAGATGAGCAGTATACTCTATCAATAAAGGAATGTAAAACGTCTTTAAAGAGAGTATTGAAAATCAATCATAATCATAGCTATGCTAGAGCTTTTCTGGGTTGGATATTAGTGAAATTAAACACTGATGAGGCAAAGTATGAAATACAAGAAGCCCTTCGTATAAACCCTAAATCCCCATTGGTGTTGCAGTGTGCTGGTATAGTGTACACTGAAGTGAAGGAGTTTGACAAAGCAGCTGAGTACTTGGATAAAGCAATTGAGATATTGCCAGATAATCCAGATTACCTTGGCAGAATGGGAGACATATACagaatgaaatatgaatatgacGTGAATAGTGGTAAAGAAAGCTGTAGTGAAGATTTAGTGACAGCTAATGAATATTACAACCGTACAATACAATGCTCTGACGGAGTATACATAAAAGCTACTTTAAGCATTGGCGTCATACAAGAGTATCAAGGTAACTATTCTGAAGCGATAGAAACATACATGTCAGTAATTGAAACAAGTAATGATCCATTTTATACGTCATTGGCGTGTTGGAATTTGGCTGACGTGTACGAAAACTCCCTGCACGACAGTGTCAGTGCCATCAAATTCTTCGATCAAACAGTTGAACATGGCGTTGAGTATTGGTTTGGGAAGAAAGCAGCCAAACGTGTAATCGAAGAGATGCAGAAAGTTCTGCAAAGTAATCCAGACAACAAAGATGCACTAGTCAAGATAGGTGATATGTATAACAAgttgaatgagtttgaaacggCATGTCAATACTATCGATAA